One Methylobacterium oryzae DNA window includes the following coding sequences:
- a CDS encoding glutathione S-transferase family protein, protein MATLYHFPFCANSRFIRLVLAEMGMEPTLFEERPWERRDDFLLINPAGVTPVLLEQNGLVVPGAGVIAEYLDETRGLGLSGRRMLPEDTVERVEVRRLLDWFLVKFESEVTAYLVNEKISKRFMSANEGGGPPDMNAIRAARSNVRYHLKYIGYLIARRRWIAGDNLTYADLAAAAHLSCVDYLGDVPWDEDEMARNWYARVKSRPSFRALLADRVAGMAPAAHYADLDF, encoded by the coding sequence ATGGCAACCCTCTACCATTTCCCCTTCTGCGCGAATTCCCGTTTCATCCGTCTCGTGCTCGCCGAGATGGGCATGGAGCCGACGCTGTTCGAAGAACGGCCCTGGGAACGGCGCGACGACTTCCTGCTGATCAACCCGGCGGGCGTCACGCCCGTGCTGCTGGAGCAGAACGGCCTCGTGGTTCCCGGCGCCGGCGTCATCGCCGAGTACCTCGACGAGACCCGCGGCCTGGGGCTCTCGGGGCGGCGCATGCTACCGGAGGACACCGTCGAGCGCGTGGAGGTACGGCGCCTGCTCGACTGGTTCCTGGTCAAGTTCGAGTCCGAGGTGACCGCCTACCTCGTCAACGAGAAGATCTCGAAGCGCTTCATGTCGGCCAACGAGGGCGGCGGCCCGCCCGACATGAACGCGATCCGCGCGGCGCGCTCCAACGTGCGCTACCACCTCAAATACATCGGCTACCTCATCGCGCGGCGGCGCTGGATCGCCGGCGACAACCTGACCTATGCCGATCTCGCGGCGGCCGCCCATCTCTCCTGCGTCGACTACCTGGGCGACGTGCCCTGGGACGAGGACGAGATGGCGCGGAACTGGTACGCCCGCGTCAAGTCGCGGCCCTCGTTCCGCGCCCTGCTCGCCGACCGGGTGGCCGGGATGGCACCGGCCGCCCACTATGCGGATCTGGATTTCTGA
- the queG gene encoding tRNA epoxyqueuosine(34) reductase QueG produces MRRLVETRARTLGFCGLRVTRPDRLPDLPGRLSAWLAEGAQGTMDWMAERADQRASPIALWPGLRSILVLAMSYRPEHDPLDLVARRDRGAVAAYAQRRDYHEVLKGRLKELGGYLSAKGDVRVKVFCDTAPVMEKTLAEAAGLGWQGKHTVLISRGHGNWLLLGAIYTSAEFEPDPPEPDRCGSCRACLDVCPTDAFPAPYRLDARRCISYLTIEHAGPIPPAFREAIGNRVFGCDDCLAVCPWNKFARTAAESRLAARADLAAPALADLAGLDDAAFRTFFAGTPVKRTGRDRFLRNVMIAIGNSEDPSLAEAALARLRDPSPLVRGMAVWACGRLLAPEAVRALGRQHGDSETDAHVRDEWRAATGLTEPRTDETSAA; encoded by the coding sequence CTGCGCCGCCTCGTCGAGACCCGGGCGCGGACGCTCGGGTTCTGCGGCCTGCGCGTGACCCGACCCGACCGGCTGCCCGACCTGCCCGGCCGCCTGTCCGCCTGGCTCGCCGAGGGCGCGCAGGGCACCATGGACTGGATGGCGGAGCGGGCCGACCAGCGCGCCAGCCCGATCGCGCTGTGGCCCGGTCTGCGCAGCATCCTGGTCCTGGCGATGAGCTACCGGCCGGAGCACGATCCCCTCGACCTCGTGGCGCGTCGCGACCGCGGTGCCGTCGCCGCCTACGCGCAGCGGCGGGACTATCACGAGGTTTTGAAGGGCCGCCTGAAAGAATTGGGTGGGTATCTGTCGGCCAAGGGCGACGTGCGGGTGAAGGTCTTCTGCGACACCGCCCCCGTCATGGAGAAGACCCTGGCGGAGGCGGCCGGCCTCGGCTGGCAGGGCAAGCACACGGTGCTGATCTCTCGCGGGCACGGCAACTGGCTGCTCCTCGGCGCGATCTACACGAGCGCGGAATTCGAGCCCGACCCGCCGGAGCCCGACCGTTGCGGCTCGTGCCGCGCCTGCCTGGACGTCTGCCCCACCGACGCGTTTCCGGCGCCTTACCGGCTCGATGCCCGCCGCTGCATCTCGTACCTGACGATCGAGCATGCCGGGCCGATCCCCCCGGCGTTCCGGGAAGCGATCGGCAACCGGGTGTTCGGCTGCGACGATTGCTTGGCCGTCTGCCCCTGGAACAAGTTCGCCCGCACCGCGGCGGAGAGCCGCCTCGCCGCGCGGGCGGACCTAGCGGCCCCGGCGCTCGCGGATCTCGCGGGCCTCGACGACGCGGCGTTCCGCACCTTCTTCGCCGGCACGCCGGTGAAGCGCACTGGGCGCGACCGCTTCCTCCGCAACGTCATGATCGCGATCGGGAATTCCGAAGACCCGTCGCTCGCGGAGGCGGCCCTCGCGCGCCTGCGCGACCCGTCTCCACTGGTGCGCGGCATGGCGGTCTGGGCCTGCGGCCGGCTGCTGGCGCCCGAGGCCGTGCGCGCGCTCGGGCGCCAGCACGGCGATTCCGAGACCGACGCCCACGTGCGGGACGAGTGGCGGGCCGCCACCGGCTTGACGGAACCGCGGACGGACGAGACATCCGCGGCATGA
- a CDS encoding SDR family oxidoreductase: MNLFVFGLGFTGRHFAERARARFGTVRATVTDPAAADRIAAETGFAMRAFGPEADDPRIAADLADTDVLLVSAPPGEAGDPVLARYADAVAASRIRWIGYLSTIGVYGDQGGAWIDETAPATPRSARSKVRVDAEAAWLALGAATGKAVQVFRLSGIYGPGRNPIVKLREGRSQRIVKAGQVFNRIHVDDIATTLLASIDRPRPGAIYNVTDDEPTAPQTVTEHAAALTGLPLPPEIDFETADLSPMARSFYGENKRVRNRLIRDELGVALAYPTYREGLAALKDQP; encoded by the coding sequence ATGAACCTCTTCGTCTTCGGGCTCGGCTTCACCGGCCGCCACTTCGCCGAGCGGGCACGGGCGCGCTTCGGGACCGTCCGCGCCACCGTCACCGACCCCGCGGCCGCCGACCGCATCGCGGCGGAGACCGGTTTCGCGATGCGCGCCTTCGGGCCGGAGGCCGACGATCCCCGGATCGCGGCGGATCTCGCCGACACGGACGTGCTCCTGGTCTCGGCGCCCCCCGGCGAGGCCGGCGACCCGGTGCTGGCCCGCTACGCCGACGCCGTCGCGGCGAGCCGGATCCGGTGGATCGGCTACCTGTCGACCATCGGCGTCTACGGCGACCAGGGCGGCGCCTGGATCGACGAGACTGCGCCGGCGACCCCGCGCAGCGCCCGGTCCAAGGTGCGCGTCGACGCCGAGGCGGCGTGGCTGGCGCTCGGCGCCGCGACCGGCAAGGCCGTGCAGGTGTTCCGGCTCTCGGGCATCTACGGACCCGGGCGCAACCCGATCGTGAAGCTGCGGGAGGGGCGCTCGCAGCGCATCGTGAAGGCCGGGCAGGTCTTCAACCGCATCCACGTCGACGACATTGCCACGACGCTGCTCGCCTCGATCGACCGGCCGCGGCCGGGGGCGATCTACAACGTCACCGACGACGAGCCGACCGCGCCCCAGACCGTGACCGAGCACGCGGCCGCCCTCACAGGCCTGCCGCTGCCGCCCGAGATCGATTTCGAGACCGCCGACCTGTCGCCGATGGCGCGCAGCTTCTACGGCGAGAACAAGCGCGTCCGGAACCGCCTGATCCGCGACGAACTCGGCGTCGCGCTCGCCTATCCGACCTACCGCGAGGGGCTCGCGGCGCTCAAGGATCAGCCCTGA
- a CDS encoding metal ABC transporter permease, with amino-acid sequence MRRALAGCLALSVSAPPIGVFLTLRRMSLMSDAMSHAILPGAAVGFLVAGLSLPAMTLGGLVAGLAVALLAGAVTRATVVREDANLAAFYLISLAAGVLLVSLRGSQIDLMHFLFGSVLALDDAALWLLGGISTLTLLALALIYRPLVMECVDPLFLRSVSRSGGPVHLAFLALVVVNLVGGFQALGTLLAVGLMLLPAVAARFWARDLAGLIPVSMLIAALASVSGLSLSYRYDVPSGPAIVLAAGALYVASMMVGPRDGLLRRLVRPRHLEA; translated from the coding sequence ATGCGCCGGGCCCTGGCGGGCTGCCTCGCCCTGTCGGTCTCGGCGCCACCCATCGGCGTGTTCCTGACGCTGCGCCGCATGAGCCTGATGAGCGACGCGATGAGCCACGCGATCCTGCCCGGCGCCGCGGTCGGCTTCCTCGTCGCCGGCCTGTCGCTGCCGGCGATGACGCTGGGCGGCCTCGTCGCCGGGCTCGCGGTCGCCCTCCTGGCCGGCGCCGTCACCCGCGCGACGGTCGTCCGGGAGGACGCGAATCTCGCGGCCTTCTACCTCATCTCGCTCGCGGCCGGCGTGCTGCTGGTCTCCCTGCGCGGCTCGCAGATCGACCTCATGCATTTCCTGTTCGGCTCGGTCCTGGCGCTCGACGACGCCGCGCTGTGGCTGCTCGGTGGCATCAGCACGCTGACCCTGCTGGCCCTGGCCCTGATCTACCGGCCGCTCGTGATGGAATGCGTCGATCCCCTGTTCCTGCGGAGCGTCAGCCGCAGCGGCGGCCCGGTTCACCTCGCCTTCCTGGCGCTGGTGGTGGTGAACCTCGTCGGCGGGTTCCAGGCCCTCGGCACGCTGCTGGCGGTGGGGCTGATGCTGCTGCCGGCGGTGGCGGCCCGGTTCTGGGCCCGCGACCTCGCCGGCCTGATCCCGGTCTCGATGCTGATCGCGGCCCTGGCGAGCGTGTCGGGGCTCAGCCTGTCGTACCGGTACGACGTGCCGAGCGGGCCGGCCATCGTGCTGGCGGCCGGTGCCCTCTACGTCGCCTCGATGATGGTCGGCCCGCGCGACGGCCTGCTCCGCCGCCTCGTCCGGCCGCGCCACCTCGAGGCCTGA
- a CDS encoding metal ABC transporter ATP-binding protein: MSGARPDPIRLVGLTLGYDRHPAVHHLDGSVRAGDLLALVGPNGAGKSTLLKGMAGEIRCLDGRIERAGALAYMPQVDEIDRSFPLTVMDLAGMGLWRRAGAWRSLTRRRPAIEAALATVGLDGFAARPIGTLSGGQFRRALFARLILQDCPVVLLDEPFTGIDSRTVDDLLALIRTWHAEGRTVVAALHDLQQVRAHFPTTLLLAREPVAWGPTARVLAAENLARARNLSEAWDEGAAICAGPRAVAAAHDHGGADHHHHEDAA, from the coding sequence ATGAGCGGCGCGCGCCCGGATCCGATCCGCCTCGTCGGTCTCACCCTCGGTTACGACCGGCATCCGGCGGTCCACCACCTCGACGGGTCCGTGCGGGCCGGCGACCTGCTCGCCCTCGTCGGCCCGAACGGAGCCGGCAAGTCGACGCTCCTCAAGGGCATGGCCGGAGAGATCCGCTGCCTGGACGGGCGCATCGAGCGCGCCGGCGCCCTCGCCTACATGCCGCAGGTCGACGAGATCGACCGGAGCTTCCCGCTCACCGTCATGGATCTCGCCGGCATGGGCCTCTGGCGGCGCGCGGGGGCGTGGCGCAGCCTCACCCGGCGGCGTCCGGCGATCGAGGCGGCGCTGGCCACGGTCGGCCTCGACGGCTTCGCGGCGCGCCCGATCGGCACTCTGTCGGGCGGACAGTTCCGGCGCGCCCTGTTCGCCCGTCTGATCCTGCAGGACTGCCCGGTCGTGCTCCTCGACGAGCCGTTCACCGGCATCGACTCGCGGACGGTCGACGATCTCCTGGCACTCATCCGCACGTGGCACGCCGAGGGGCGGACCGTGGTCGCGGCCCTCCACGACCTCCAGCAGGTCCGCGCGCATTTCCCGACGACGCTGCTGCTCGCCCGAGAGCCCGTGGCCTGGGGTCCGACCGCGCGGGTCCTGGCGGCCGAGAACCTCGCGCGCGCCCGCAACCTGTCCGAGGCCTGGGACGAGGGCGCGGCGATCTGCGCCGGGCCGCGAGCCGTCGCGGCGGCGCACGACCACGGCGGCGCGGACCATCACCACCACGAGGACGCCGCGTGA
- a CDS encoding transcriptional repressor yields the protein MHRHEGHDACHAGTGDMLARAEALCRERGLQFTPLRREVLEAVAESAKAQGAYDIAERLSAPGKRVAPVSVYRALDFLMEQGLVHRIASRNAFIPCAHGHAPGEGVIFLICRTCGGVDEASSEEVEGSLGRTLERAGFTPTHSILEVEGDCGACRERKQAP from the coding sequence ATGCACCGTCACGAGGGTCACGACGCGTGCCACGCCGGCACCGGTGACATGCTCGCGCGGGCCGAGGCCCTGTGTCGCGAGCGTGGTCTTCAGTTCACGCCCCTGCGCCGGGAGGTGCTCGAGGCCGTGGCCGAGTCCGCCAAGGCTCAGGGCGCCTACGATATCGCGGAGCGGCTGAGCGCGCCGGGCAAGCGCGTGGCCCCGGTCTCGGTCTACCGCGCCCTCGACTTCCTCATGGAGCAGGGGCTGGTCCACCGGATCGCGAGCCGCAACGCCTTCATCCCCTGCGCGCACGGCCACGCCCCCGGGGAGGGGGTCATCTTCCTGATCTGCCGCACCTGCGGCGGCGTCGACGAGGCCTCGTCGGAGGAAGTCGAGGGCAGCCTGGGGCGGACGCTGGAGCGGGCTGGCTTCACCCCGACCCACAGTATCCTGGAGGTCGAGGGCGATTGCGGCGCCTGCCGGGAGCGGAAGCAGGCCCCCTGA
- a CDS encoding undecaprenyl-phosphate glucose phosphotransferase — MFHDRLPETFQALPTSAERRRNVWSALLPRRGRALARIALSMTLAATDIAAIVAVTLGLECAYQVLAQDGTVWAGLVRGSRLSALLALVIVATNVLREEYSLENVMAQKPGVQRVASLWLIAWAAVLVVSFMTKTTNDYSRLVSLGIFAAGLPVLIAARAAVRRLVRERLSAGSATASRIHLVGYEEDIARFYAGKEVDQLGSRIIGTSYLRRVDPGADAATRHDQLQEDLDLAVSVVRFLRPDDVFVLVPWADTAEVERCIDAFLRVPSALHLRPGAVLDRFPDLQVARVGGVSGINIGRRPLNVGEVMLKRALDLTVATIALVSLSPLLAAIAVAIKLDSPGPVFFRQKRYGFNQQPFGVFKFRSMRADPNAAFRQATRNDSRITRIGAILRRTNLDELPQLINVLRGEMSLVGPRPHALAHDRSFERRIALYARRHNVKPGITGWAQVNGYRGETQTDLAMERRVACDLHYIDNWSIWFDIQIMIQTVVSRRAYQNAF; from the coding sequence CGGCCCTGCTGCCGCGCCGCGGCCGTGCGCTGGCACGCATCGCCCTGTCCATGACTCTCGCCGCCACCGACATCGCGGCGATCGTGGCGGTCACGCTGGGCCTCGAATGCGCCTACCAAGTCCTCGCGCAGGACGGCACGGTGTGGGCGGGTCTCGTCCGCGGCTCGCGGCTGTCGGCGCTGCTGGCGCTGGTGATCGTCGCCACGAACGTCCTGCGCGAGGAGTACAGCCTCGAGAACGTGATGGCGCAGAAGCCGGGCGTCCAGCGGGTGGCCTCGCTCTGGCTGATCGCCTGGGCCGCCGTGCTCGTCGTCAGCTTCATGACGAAGACGACCAACGATTACTCGCGGCTCGTCTCGCTCGGGATCTTCGCCGCCGGCCTGCCGGTGCTCATCGCGGCGCGGGCCGCGGTGCGCCGGCTCGTGCGCGAGCGGCTGAGCGCCGGATCGGCCACCGCCAGCCGGATCCACCTCGTGGGCTACGAGGAGGACATCGCGCGCTTCTACGCCGGCAAGGAGGTCGACCAGCTCGGCTCGCGGATCATCGGGACGAGCTACCTGCGGCGGGTCGATCCCGGCGCCGACGCGGCCACGCGCCACGACCAGTTGCAGGAGGATCTCGACCTCGCCGTCTCCGTCGTCCGCTTCCTGCGGCCGGACGACGTCTTCGTGCTGGTGCCCTGGGCCGACACCGCGGAGGTCGAGCGCTGCATCGACGCCTTCCTGCGGGTGCCCTCGGCCCTCCACCTGCGTCCCGGCGCGGTCCTCGACCGGTTCCCGGACCTGCAGGTCGCCCGGGTCGGCGGCGTCTCGGGGATCAACATCGGCCGCCGTCCGCTCAACGTCGGCGAGGTCATGCTGAAGCGCGCCCTCGACCTGACGGTGGCGACCATCGCCCTCGTGTCGCTGTCGCCGCTGCTCGCCGCGATCGCGGTGGCGATCAAGCTCGACAGCCCCGGCCCGGTCTTCTTCCGGCAGAAGCGCTACGGCTTTAACCAGCAGCCGTTCGGCGTCTTCAAGTTCCGGTCGATGCGGGCGGATCCGAACGCCGCCTTCCGGCAGGCGACCCGCAACGACAGCCGCATCACCCGGATCGGCGCGATCCTGCGCCGGACGAACCTCGACGAGCTGCCCCAGCTGATCAACGTCCTGCGCGGAGAGATGTCGCTGGTCGGCCCCCGTCCGCACGCTTTGGCGCACGATCGGAGCTTCGAGCGCCGGATCGCCCTCTACGCCCGCCGGCACAACGTGAAGCCCGGGATCACCGGCTGGGCCCAGGTCAACGGCTACCGCGGCGAGACGCAGACCGACCTCGCCATGGAGCGGCGCGTCGCCTGCGACCTGCACTACATCGACAACTGGTCGATCTGGTTCGACATCCAGATCATGATCCAGACGGTCGTCTCGCGCCGCGCCTACCAGAACGCCTTCTGA